In Desulforhopalus sp., a single window of DNA contains:
- a CDS encoding ABC transporter substrate-binding protein, giving the protein MKFLSAVVLYMLIVTAVEFAGEGRGCSAAAEDGQVLNIAHPALSQSWSPLHGGGHAVRWQSLTWAAPLYFDKAGILQPYVLDKAESDPSFSHWTLTISPKAVFSDGSPISAGDLKGTWELCAMPSTGHARADLFLGGIKGFKDVTSGKSTALSGIAVKDARTVVVTLGAPDPIFDQKIATALIAPVKISQARDANGSEKPDWWQPNNGVVVSGPFMPQSMDLDRGIVVLIPNPHFFGPAPKLKKIIITTVTDPGTATLMLKTGKMDAHTELITPTLLDDLGSDFISGPALAKGQHFWFDAQKPPMNDINVRKALIMSVNREELAKAAFPDGPYAAATQLLNKVAGVDPSYPRYPYDPAAARRALAASTYKEGRLLPKITLSGISTPTHEAAARYMAKQWREVLNIEDVEMQADIEDSTGPAKRSAQIFRDDVGTRVPDAVAYLMGAIHSTSGNARGKMGGYKNARVDELLDKAKTKAVTDSARQKGAQDAQKAFREDYMYIPYYYDVMSKWAMPWVTGFDKNDDWQLIEPWNVTIDETKR; this is encoded by the coding sequence ATGAAGTTCCTATCAGCTGTTGTGCTGTATATGCTGATCGTTACGGCGGTCGAATTCGCCGGCGAGGGGAGGGGCTGCTCTGCCGCCGCGGAGGACGGCCAGGTCCTCAATATTGCCCATCCGGCATTAAGCCAAAGTTGGTCACCCCTGCATGGTGGTGGCCACGCCGTGCGTTGGCAGTCTCTAACCTGGGCGGCTCCGCTGTATTTCGACAAGGCCGGCATTTTACAGCCATATGTCCTTGACAAGGCCGAATCTGATCCGTCGTTCTCGCACTGGACCCTCACCATCAGCCCGAAGGCAGTGTTTTCCGACGGTTCACCGATATCCGCCGGTGACCTGAAAGGCACCTGGGAACTCTGCGCCATGCCGAGCACCGGACACGCCCGCGCCGATCTCTTTCTCGGCGGCATCAAAGGCTTCAAGGACGTAACTTCCGGTAAAAGCACCGCCTTATCGGGCATTGCCGTTAAAGACGCGCGGACGGTTGTCGTCACCCTTGGCGCCCCCGACCCAATCTTTGACCAGAAGATTGCCACTGCCCTTATCGCCCCGGTAAAGATATCCCAGGCCCGCGACGCAAACGGCAGTGAAAAGCCCGACTGGTGGCAGCCGAATAATGGTGTCGTGGTGAGCGGCCCCTTCATGCCGCAATCAATGGATCTCGACAGGGGCATCGTGGTCCTTATACCTAACCCACATTTCTTCGGCCCGGCGCCAAAACTTAAGAAGATCATCATCACCACGGTGACCGACCCCGGCACTGCTACCCTCATGCTGAAAACCGGCAAGATGGATGCCCATACCGAATTGATCACTCCAACCTTGCTTGATGATCTCGGCAGTGATTTCATCAGCGGTCCCGCCCTCGCCAAGGGTCAGCATTTCTGGTTCGATGCGCAAAAACCGCCGATGAATGATATCAATGTCCGCAAGGCCTTGATCATGTCTGTCAATCGAGAGGAACTGGCAAAAGCCGCCTTCCCCGATGGGCCCTATGCGGCCGCCACGCAGCTCCTCAACAAGGTGGCTGGAGTTGATCCGTCCTATCCGCGATACCCCTATGATCCGGCTGCCGCGAGACGGGCCCTGGCTGCCTCCACCTATAAAGAAGGCCGGCTGTTGCCGAAAATCACCCTCAGCGGCATCAGCACCCCAACCCATGAAGCGGCTGCCCGGTATATGGCAAAACAGTGGCGGGAAGTCCTCAATATCGAGGATGTGGAGATGCAAGCCGACATTGAGGACAGCACCGGCCCGGCGAAGAGGAGTGCTCAGATCTTTCGTGATGACGTCGGCACCCGCGTCCCCGATGCCGTTGCCTACCTGATGGGTGCCATCCATTCCACCTCGGGCAACGCCCGCGGGAAAATGGGCGGGTACAAGAACGCCAGGGTTGACGAACTTCTCGATAAGGCCAAAACCAAGGCCGTTACCGATTCGGCACGGCAAAAAGGAGCGCAGGATGCCCAGAAGGCCTTCCGCGAGGACTATATGTACATCCCGTATTACTACGACGTCATGTCCAAGTGGGCGATGCCATGGGTTACCGGCTTCGACAAGAACGATGACTGGCAGCTTATCGAACCCTGGAATGTAACCATCGATGAGACAAAG
- a CDS encoding AI-2E family transporter, translating into MRSDQPILLSSNVPVRLSYTIIFMSLAFVGWLDLTTLLLTGLFTIFALRQFCYGGRKWLALLLGAILLGAFGTGFYLFLRTAVTEVPEIARHSIPVVIEYAEKLGIDPTFATFAELKNKALEFAMDKLHNIGKYTQFILVHLVTFIIGLVIAVGAFINSRPPGEDHEPVLVRNNLYDQTFAELMARANTFYESFATVLGAQIIISSINTALTCVFLFWNHYPFAMVIAGLTFVFGLMPIIGNLISNTIIVSVGLTISPHMAVWALVFLVSIHKLEFFLNSKIIGSRIKNPMWLTLLGLLLGEKLMGIPGMILAPVLLHYIKVEASNSTLQDDQTPIINHP; encoded by the coding sequence ATGCGATCCGACCAGCCCATCTTGCTGTCCAGCAATGTCCCTGTCCGGCTATCCTATACCATCATCTTTATGTCCCTGGCCTTTGTCGGCTGGCTGGATCTGACCACGCTGCTTCTCACCGGCCTGTTCACCATCTTCGCCCTGCGGCAATTCTGCTACGGTGGACGGAAATGGCTGGCCTTATTGCTCGGGGCCATTCTCCTTGGCGCCTTTGGCACCGGCTTCTATCTTTTTCTGCGCACGGCGGTGACCGAGGTGCCGGAAATCGCCCGCCACTCCATCCCGGTGGTTATTGAGTACGCCGAGAAGCTCGGTATCGACCCTACCTTTGCCACTTTTGCCGAATTGAAGAACAAGGCCTTGGAATTCGCCATGGATAAGCTACACAACATCGGCAAATACACCCAGTTCATCCTGGTGCATCTGGTCACCTTTATCATCGGTCTGGTCATTGCCGTCGGGGCTTTTATCAACAGCCGCCCCCCCGGTGAAGATCATGAGCCGGTCCTTGTCCGCAACAATCTCTACGATCAGACCTTTGCCGAACTCATGGCCAGGGCCAATACCTTCTACGAAAGTTTCGCCACGGTACTCGGGGCGCAGATCATCATCTCGTCGATCAACACGGCCCTGACCTGCGTTTTCCTGTTCTGGAACCATTACCCCTTTGCCATGGTCATCGCCGGACTGACCTTCGTCTTTGGTCTCATGCCGATCATCGGCAACCTGATCAGCAACACCATCATCGTCAGCGTCGGCCTGACCATCTCGCCGCACATGGCCGTATGGGCACTGGTCTTTCTTGTGTCCATTCACAAGCTGGAGTTCTTCCTCAACAGCAAGATTATCGGCAGCCGGATAAAAAACCCGATGTGGCTGACCCTCTTAGGCCTGCTTCTCGGCGAAAAACTCATGGGCATCCCGGGGATGATCCTGGCTCCGGTACTCCTTCATTATATCAAGGTCGAGGCATCAAACAGCACCCTGCAGGACGATCAGACCCCAATCATCAATCATCCCTGA
- a CDS encoding TerC family protein, with product MEFLFHLPFWLAVLQIITIDILLGGDNAVVIALACRKLPAKQRTKGILWGTAGAIVLRVILIFFALTLLSIPFLKLLGAILLLWIGIKLLLPEESDSHTTLESSEKLWGAVKTVIIADFVMSLDNVIAIAGAAQGAGEEHQMVLVIFGLLVSIPIIVWGSQMVVRLMDRFPIVITLGGMLLGWIAGGMFVTDPFLATFVADRFGIITSAKMVTYTAAIIGAFFVLIGGKLLVAWKARGAGPLPGKDAITDGEERE from the coding sequence ATGGAATTCCTCTTTCACCTTCCCTTTTGGTTAGCCGTTTTGCAGATCATCACCATCGATATCCTCCTTGGTGGCGACAATGCCGTGGTTATTGCCCTGGCGTGCCGTAAGCTCCCTGCCAAACAGCGGACCAAAGGGATCCTCTGGGGCACCGCCGGTGCTATTGTCCTGCGGGTTATTTTGATTTTTTTCGCCCTGACTCTCCTCAGTATTCCCTTTCTGAAACTGTTGGGGGCCATCCTCCTGCTGTGGATTGGTATCAAGCTCTTGCTGCCTGAGGAAAGCGATTCGCACACCACCCTCGAATCCAGTGAGAAGCTGTGGGGGGCGGTGAAAACCGTTATCATCGCTGATTTCGTCATGAGTCTTGATAATGTTATTGCTATAGCCGGGGCGGCGCAAGGTGCCGGGGAGGAACACCAGATGGTCCTGGTCATTTTCGGTCTTCTGGTCAGCATCCCGATAATTGTCTGGGGCAGCCAGATGGTGGTCAGGCTCATGGACCGTTTCCCGATCGTCATAACCCTGGGCGGCATGCTCCTTGGCTGGATCGCCGGGGGAATGTTTGTGACCGATCCTTTTCTCGCCACCTTTGTCGCTGACCGTTTCGGTATAATAACCAGTGCCAAGATGGTAACCTACACGGCTGCCATAATCGGCGCATTTTTCGTGCTTATTGGCGGGAAACTGCTTGTTGCCTGGAAGGCCAGGGGTGCCGGACCTTTGCCCGGGAAAGACGCTATCACGGACGGCGAAGAAAGGGAATGA
- a CDS encoding homocysteine S-methyltransferase family protein, with the protein MMTRLEEKLQAGRTVLLDGATGTELEKRGVPMHGTAWTAEAVRTCPEIVTAVHCDYILAGAEVITVNSFSLAKHMLIPAGLAGQFGDLNRTAVRLAIMARDQVATAPVAIAGSIAPTTFCSEPAKGYLRREEALAGYAEQADILCQAGVDLLIVEMISDIEQGSLAVQAACATGLPVWLGFSCRKTAVGELMLWDRGHTLSEGVAAISPIGGSAALIMHTDVADAVQAFAELKRSWTGTLGIYAHSGVFVMPNWLFNDVISPTDYAREAEIWMNMGAGIIGGCCGIGPAHIAELRKRFCS; encoded by the coding sequence ATGATGACCCGGCTCGAAGAAAAACTCCAGGCCGGACGGACGGTCCTCCTCGACGGGGCAACCGGTACCGAGCTGGAAAAACGGGGTGTACCGATGCACGGCACGGCCTGGACGGCGGAGGCGGTCCGTACCTGCCCGGAGATCGTCACGGCGGTTCATTGCGATTATATTCTCGCCGGGGCCGAGGTTATCACCGTCAATTCCTTTTCCCTCGCCAAACATATGCTCATCCCCGCCGGGCTTGCCGGCCAGTTTGGCGATTTGAACCGGACTGCGGTGCGGCTGGCAATCATGGCCCGGGACCAGGTGGCCACGGCACCGGTAGCGATTGCCGGTTCGATTGCCCCAACCACCTTTTGCTCGGAACCGGCAAAAGGCTACCTGCGGCGGGAAGAGGCCCTTGCCGGTTATGCCGAGCAGGCGGACATTCTCTGTCAGGCCGGAGTTGATCTACTCATCGTTGAGATGATCAGCGACATCGAACAGGGCAGCCTGGCGGTGCAGGCAGCCTGTGCCACCGGTCTGCCGGTATGGCTCGGCTTCAGCTGCCGGAAAACTGCTGTTGGTGAGCTCATGCTCTGGGACCGCGGCCATACTCTCAGCGAGGGCGTGGCCGCCATCTCGCCCATCGGCGGCTCGGCGGCCTTGATCATGCACACCGACGTTGCCGACGCCGTCCAGGCCTTTGCCGAACTGAAGAGGTCCTGGACCGGAACCTTAGGGATCTATGCCCATTCCGGGGTCTTTGTCATGCCGAACTGGCTGTTCAACGATGTCATTTCTCCCACCGATTACGCCCGGGAGGCAGAAATCTGGATGAACATGGGGGCAGGGATTATCGGTGGCTGCTGCGGCATCGGCCCGGCGCATATTGCCGAATTAAGAAAGAGATTCTGCTCCTGA